The following coding sequences are from one Streptomyces sp. NBC_01485 window:
- a CDS encoding DUF1028 domain-containing protein: protein MTFSLVVRDGERFGVAATSSSPAVAARVVHLRPGAGAATSQNITDPTLGTHLLEGLADHGDAQRALGDVIGAARNEKTIAYRQLTVLGRSGPGFAHSGSQTLGTHASATADGAVAAGNMLSGEHIPGVLLDAYAAATGELEERLLAAMKAAVAAGGEEGPVYSAGMAVVADVGWRVTDLRVDWAEDPVDRLGDLLDVWLPQRDDYVRRGLDPATSPSYGVPGNL, encoded by the coding sequence ATGACGTTCTCCCTGGTGGTCCGCGACGGCGAGCGGTTCGGCGTCGCGGCCACGTCCTCGAGTCCGGCGGTCGCGGCCCGGGTCGTGCATCTGCGGCCCGGGGCCGGCGCGGCGACCTCGCAGAACATCACCGATCCCACCCTCGGCACACACCTGCTGGAAGGGCTGGCGGACCACGGCGACGCGCAGCGCGCTCTGGGCGACGTCATCGGCGCGGCGCGGAACGAGAAGACCATCGCCTACCGCCAGTTGACCGTGCTGGGCCGCTCCGGGCCCGGGTTCGCCCACAGCGGTTCGCAGACCCTGGGCACGCACGCCTCGGCCACCGCGGACGGTGCGGTGGCGGCCGGCAACATGCTGTCCGGCGAGCACATCCCCGGCGTCCTCCTCGACGCGTACGCCGCTGCCACGGGCGAGCTGGAGGAGAGGCTGCTCGCCGCGATGAAGGCCGCCGTCGCGGCCGGCGGCGAGGAGGGACCGGTGTACTCCGCGGGCATGGCGGTCGTCGCGGACGTGGGCTGGCGGGTGACCGACCTGCGGGTGGACTGGGCCGAGGACCCCGTGGACAGGCTCGGCGATCTCCTCGACGTCTGGCTGCCCCAACGGGACGACTACGTGCGCCGCGGGCTCGATCCCGCCACCTCTCCTTCGTACGGCGTCCCGGGGAACCTGTGA
- a CDS encoding M20 family metallopeptidase, with protein sequence MGTMKEAARKAVDRHAEELIGLSERLHADPETAWEEHRAAAAVPELLDRAGFDVTSSYLGLDTAFLARFGSGPVRIALCAEYDALPGLGHACGHNLIAASSVGAALGLAAVADDAGLTVEVYGTPAEEGGGGKIELLDRGAFAGVDLAMMVHPAPVDVAEARPFAVSHSKISYTGKSAHAAAYPETGINAADAFTVAQVAIGLLRQQLPASVRVHGVVTHAGDAPNAIPERSTGRWYVRAETLAELAELEPRVMRVFEAGALATGCDLAIEPESKPYAEFRTDETSLGHYRANALALGREFAPPGQAARMNRASTDMGNVSQVVPAIHPYIGIGSLPATNHQHEFAAYCVGGTAQRALLDGAVALAWTGVDRGAPAAAR encoded by the coding sequence ATGGGCACGATGAAAGAGGCCGCCAGGAAGGCGGTCGACCGTCATGCCGAGGAACTGATCGGGCTCTCCGAGCGGCTGCACGCCGACCCGGAGACGGCCTGGGAGGAGCATCGGGCCGCCGCCGCGGTGCCGGAACTGCTGGACCGTGCCGGATTCGACGTCACCTCGTCGTACCTGGGCCTGGACACGGCCTTCCTCGCCCGGTTCGGCAGCGGGCCCGTCCGGATCGCGTTGTGTGCCGAGTACGACGCGCTGCCCGGCCTCGGTCACGCGTGCGGGCACAACCTCATCGCGGCGAGCTCCGTCGGCGCCGCGCTCGGCCTGGCCGCCGTCGCCGACGACGCCGGCCTCACCGTGGAGGTCTACGGCACCCCGGCGGAGGAGGGCGGCGGCGGCAAGATCGAGCTGCTCGACCGAGGCGCCTTCGCCGGGGTCGACCTCGCGATGATGGTGCACCCGGCGCCGGTCGACGTCGCCGAGGCCCGCCCGTTCGCGGTCAGCCACTCGAAGATCTCCTACACCGGGAAGTCCGCGCACGCCGCCGCCTATCCGGAGACCGGGATCAACGCGGCCGACGCCTTCACCGTGGCCCAGGTCGCCATCGGGCTGCTGCGGCAGCAGTTGCCCGCGTCGGTGCGCGTGCACGGGGTGGTGACGCACGCCGGGGACGCTCCGAACGCCATTCCGGAACGGTCGACCGGACGCTGGTACGTCAGGGCCGAGACGCTCGCCGAACTGGCCGAGCTGGAGCCACGCGTCATGCGGGTCTTCGAGGCGGGGGCCCTCGCCACCGGCTGCGACCTGGCGATCGAGCCGGAGAGCAAGCCCTACGCGGAGTTCCGCACGGACGAGACCTCCCTCGGCCACTACCGTGCGAACGCCCTCGCCCTGGGGCGGGAGTTCGCACCGCCCGGCCAGGCCGCACGGATGAACCGTGCCTCCACCGACATGGGCAACGTCTCGCAGGTGGTGCCGGCCATCCACCCCTACATCGGCATCGGCTCCCTGCCCGCCACCAACCATCAGCACGAGTTCGCCGCGTACTGCGTGGGCGGGACGGCCCAGCGGGCCCTGCTCGACGGCGCGGTCGCGCTGGCCTGGACCGGTGTGGACCGCGGCGCTCCGGCCGCCGCGCGCTGA
- a CDS encoding flavin-containing monooxygenase, giving the protein MPSEETEVVVVGAGQAGVAMSEHLGAHGVPHIVLERHRIAERWRSERWDSLVANGPAWHDRFPGMEFPGIAPDAFASKEQVADYFVAYAEKIGAPIRCGVEVTSVRRHAGRPGFRVETSEGSIDARYVVAATGPFQRPVIPPVVPDGAVPVQIHSSGYRNPEQLPEGAVLVVGAGSSGVQIADELCRSGRRVLLSVGPHDRPPREYRGRDFCWWLGVLGLWDAQAPAQGAEHVTIAVSGARGGHTVDFRALADSGIELVGMTASHSDGVLRFAPDLATNIALGDDKYLGLLRAADAYVERNGLDLPEEPEAHVLGPAPECVTSPRLELDLAEAGVTSIVWATGFAADYSWLEVDAFDEKGRPNQRRGVSAETGVYFLGLPWLSRRGSTFIWGVWHDARYVADHIATQRGYLAHGTTDQPVVPVGDPEELRSGR; this is encoded by the coding sequence ATGCCCAGTGAAGAGACCGAAGTAGTCGTCGTCGGGGCCGGCCAAGCAGGCGTCGCGATGAGCGAGCACCTGGGAGCCCACGGCGTACCGCACATCGTCCTGGAGCGACACCGCATAGCCGAGCGCTGGCGCTCGGAGCGGTGGGACTCCCTGGTCGCGAACGGGCCCGCCTGGCACGACCGGTTCCCGGGGATGGAGTTCCCCGGCATCGCCCCCGACGCTTTCGCTTCGAAGGAGCAGGTCGCCGACTACTTCGTCGCGTACGCCGAGAAGATCGGTGCTCCGATCCGGTGCGGCGTCGAGGTGACCTCGGTGCGCAGGCACGCCGGCCGGCCGGGCTTCCGGGTCGAGACGTCGGAGGGCTCCATCGACGCGCGCTACGTCGTGGCCGCGACCGGACCGTTCCAGCGGCCCGTGATTCCGCCCGTCGTCCCCGACGGTGCGGTCCCCGTGCAGATCCACTCCAGCGGGTACCGCAACCCGGAACAGCTGCCCGAGGGCGCGGTCCTCGTGGTCGGGGCGGGCTCCTCCGGTGTCCAGATCGCCGACGAGCTGTGCCGGTCCGGCCGCCGGGTCCTCCTCTCGGTCGGTCCGCACGACCGTCCTCCCCGCGAGTACCGCGGACGTGACTTCTGCTGGTGGCTCGGTGTGCTCGGGCTCTGGGACGCGCAGGCGCCCGCCCAGGGGGCCGAGCACGTCACCATCGCGGTCAGCGGCGCCCGCGGCGGCCATACCGTGGACTTCCGCGCTCTGGCCGACTCGGGTATCGAGCTCGTCGGCATGACCGCTTCCCACAGTGACGGCGTACTGCGCTTCGCGCCGGACCTCGCCACGAACATCGCGCTCGGCGACGACAAGTACCTCGGGCTCCTGCGGGCCGCCGACGCGTACGTCGAGCGCAACGGGCTCGACCTCCCGGAGGAGCCGGAGGCACACGTCCTCGGGCCGGCCCCGGAATGCGTGACCAGCCCCCGGCTGGAGCTCGACCTGGCCGAGGCCGGCGTCACCTCGATCGTCTGGGCGACGGGCTTCGCCGCGGACTACAGCTGGCTGGAAGTCGACGCGTTCGACGAGAAGGGCCGGCCGAACCAGCGCCGCGGGGTGTCCGCCGAGACCGGTGTCTACTTCCTGGGCCTGCCCTGGCTGTCCCGTCGCGGGTCGACGTTCATCTGGGGTGTCTGGCACGACGCCCGGTACGTCGCCGACCACATAGCGACTCAACGCGGCTACCTCGCGCACGGCACCACCGACCAGCCCGTCGTCCCCGTCGGCGACCCGGAAGAACTGAGGAGCGGACGATGA
- a CDS encoding RidA family protein: MTSTSEGREVKPPIVAGGHTRIRPFNTRDTYPEQSLDNDLCQAVVAGGTVYVRGQIGQDLGTSESVGIGDAEAQAEQAMANIKMLLEEAGSRMEHLVKLTIYLIDPRYREAVYRTVGRWTKGVHPISTGLVVSALARPEWLCEIDAVAVIPEEDRA; encoded by the coding sequence ATGACCTCCACGAGCGAGGGCCGCGAGGTGAAGCCCCCGATCGTCGCCGGCGGGCACACCCGGATCCGGCCGTTCAACACCCGCGACACCTATCCCGAGCAGAGCCTCGACAACGATCTCTGCCAGGCCGTCGTCGCGGGCGGCACCGTGTACGTCCGGGGCCAGATCGGCCAGGACCTCGGTACCAGCGAGTCCGTGGGCATCGGCGACGCCGAGGCCCAGGCGGAGCAGGCCATGGCGAACATCAAGATGCTGCTCGAAGAGGCGGGCAGCCGGATGGAGCACCTGGTCAAGCTGACCATCTACCTGATCGACCCGCGTTACCGCGAGGCGGTGTACCGCACCGTGGGCCGCTGGACCAAGGGCGTCCACCCGATCTCGACCGGCCTGGTGGTGTCCGCCCTGGCGCGCCCGGAGTGGCTGTGCGAGATCGACGCCGTCGCCGTGATCCCCGAGGAGGACCGGGCATGA
- a CDS encoding PepSY-associated TM helix domain-containing protein, giving the protein MSTAPSTSPTLGSARAGGPPSDEAPQAAAGPAPKSRGPWAPLRPLVLRLHFYAGVFVAPFLLVAAATGFLYAGAFQAEKLLYSHELTVPVGDAELPISAQVDAARKAHPEGTVSAVRPAPEDDATTRVMLSGVKGVAAPHTLAVFVDPYTGEVRGALEQYGSTGSLPLRTWIDEFHRDLHLGENGRLYSELAASWLWVIAGGGLVLWFSRRRALRKVRGTKGRRRTLGLHGTVGVWAAAGFIFLSATGLTWSTYAGANIDVLRTSLGQSTPSVSAAVGGGEHAGHDAASGSGGDAEHGVGLDKILAAARDEGLGDPVEIVPPADASSAYVVKQVQRSWPEKQDAVAVDPATGEVVDVLRFADHPLLAKLTRWGIDLHTGVLFGLVNQIALMLLTLALVLLIVWGYRMWWQRGRGSAFGRPIPRGAWAQVPPYVLVPLLAAVAVVGYFVPLLGIPLAGFLAVDVVLGEIAHRREQRTAA; this is encoded by the coding sequence ATGTCCACCGCTCCCTCCACCTCCCCCACTCTCGGCTCCGCTCGAGCGGGGGGACCCCCATCGGACGAGGCCCCGCAAGCAGCAGCAGGCCCCGCGCCGAAGTCCCGCGGTCCGTGGGCCCCGCTGCGCCCGCTGGTCCTGCGCCTGCACTTCTACGCCGGTGTGTTCGTGGCGCCGTTCCTGCTGGTCGCGGCCGCCACCGGGTTCCTGTACGCCGGCGCTTTCCAGGCCGAGAAGCTTCTGTACTCGCACGAGCTGACCGTGCCGGTCGGCGACGCCGAGCTGCCGATCTCCGCGCAGGTGGACGCCGCCCGCAAGGCCCACCCCGAAGGCACGGTCTCGGCCGTGCGGCCCGCACCGGAGGACGACGCCACGACCCGGGTGATGCTGTCCGGGGTCAAGGGCGTGGCCGCCCCCCACACCCTGGCCGTGTTCGTCGACCCGTACACCGGCGAGGTGCGCGGCGCGCTGGAGCAGTACGGCTCGACCGGCTCGCTGCCGCTGCGCACCTGGATCGACGAGTTCCACCGCGACCTGCACCTCGGCGAGAACGGCCGCCTCTACAGCGAACTCGCCGCGAGCTGGCTGTGGGTGATCGCGGGCGGCGGCCTCGTGCTGTGGTTCTCCCGCCGCCGCGCGCTGCGCAAGGTGCGCGGCACGAAGGGGCGGCGCCGCACGCTCGGGCTGCACGGCACCGTCGGCGTGTGGGCCGCGGCCGGCTTCATCTTCCTGTCCGCGACCGGCCTGACCTGGTCGACGTACGCGGGCGCCAACATCGACGTGCTGCGCACCTCGCTCGGCCAGTCCACGCCGTCGGTCTCGGCGGCCGTCGGCGGCGGCGAGCACGCCGGTCACGACGCCGCCTCCGGCAGCGGCGGGGACGCCGAACACGGCGTCGGCCTCGACAAGATCCTGGCCGCCGCGCGCGACGAGGGGCTGGGCGACCCGGTCGAGATCGTCCCGCCCGCCGACGCCTCCTCCGCGTACGTCGTCAAGCAGGTGCAGCGGAGCTGGCCCGAGAAGCAGGACGCGGTCGCGGTCGACCCGGCCACCGGGGAGGTCGTCGACGTGCTGCGGTTCGCCGACCACCCGCTGCTCGCCAAGCTGACCCGCTGGGGCATCGACCTGCACACCGGCGTCCTGTTCGGCCTGGTCAACCAGATCGCGCTGATGCTCCTCACGCTCGCCCTGGTCCTGCTCATCGTGTGGGGTTACCGCATGTGGTGGCAGCGCGGCCGGGGCTCCGCTTTCGGGCGGCCGATCCCGCGCGGCGCGTGGGCGCAGGTCCCGCCGTACGTCCTCGTCCCGCTGCTGGCGGCGGTCGCCGTGGTCGGCTACTTCGTCCCGCTCCTCGGCATCCCGCTCGCCGGCTTCCTGGCCGTGGACGTCGTCCTCGGGGAGATCGCACACCGCCGGGAGCAGCGGACGGCCGCCTGA
- a CDS encoding copper resistance D family protein produces MPLPSQLSGAFSLAAAPSTPLGPFEDSAVTWSTWVTLMGFLGLTALALVSAGPAARRIGSDTLTAVTVRLSRAAFVAGVLAVPAVLTDLAHGASEEGGYDFGAAWNSLYDGSNAGRLTGLEVTFVLVGVALIAPLATRRAAAGPARRWLLALGTAAGAVALGTTKFPDEAPEDWGRTIFDTLMWILHLLGGAVWLGGLAGLALLTLPGAVAPADRGAFWSPAIRRFSAAAMSCVAAVALSGLFLYWEHVDGPSQLLTTMYGRVLGVKILIFGALLLLGVFNQFWLHPRVDALRAAGDERPLRSILVREFPVVVTVETLLGMALLFVAPFLHGSARNQAYQAEVAKHSSIALDELPKLPPKEVSTSTWLWGTGETIAVIAVMIVGYWLSGVIARRRTTATAAPASSPGDLIQA; encoded by the coding sequence ATGCCCCTGCCCAGTCAATTGTCCGGCGCCTTCTCGCTTGCCGCGGCGCCGTCGACCCCGCTCGGCCCGTTCGAGGACAGCGCCGTGACCTGGTCGACCTGGGTGACGCTCATGGGGTTCCTCGGCCTGACCGCCCTGGCGCTGGTGTCCGCGGGTCCGGCCGCGCGTCGTATCGGATCGGACACGCTCACCGCGGTGACGGTGCGCCTGTCCCGTGCGGCGTTCGTGGCAGGGGTCCTGGCCGTGCCGGCGGTGCTCACCGATCTCGCTCACGGCGCGTCGGAGGAGGGCGGCTACGACTTCGGCGCGGCGTGGAACTCGCTGTACGACGGAAGCAACGCCGGCCGCCTGACGGGGCTGGAAGTGACCTTCGTACTGGTCGGCGTCGCGCTCATCGCTCCCCTCGCCACCCGAAGAGCGGCGGCCGGTCCGGCCCGAAGATGGCTGCTGGCGCTCGGAACGGCCGCGGGGGCGGTCGCGCTCGGCACCACCAAGTTCCCGGACGAGGCCCCCGAGGACTGGGGCCGCACCATCTTCGACACCCTCATGTGGATACTGCACCTGCTCGGCGGCGCGGTCTGGCTCGGCGGACTCGCGGGTCTGGCGCTGCTCACCCTGCCCGGCGCGGTCGCTCCGGCCGATCGAGGCGCGTTCTGGTCACCGGCGATACGCCGTTTCTCCGCCGCGGCGATGAGCTGCGTCGCGGCTGTCGCCCTGTCCGGCCTGTTCCTGTACTGGGAGCACGTCGACGGCCCCTCCCAACTGCTCACGACCATGTACGGGCGCGTGCTCGGCGTGAAGATCCTGATCTTCGGCGCGCTGCTCCTGCTCGGCGTCTTCAACCAGTTCTGGCTGCACCCGCGCGTCGACGCACTGCGTGCCGCCGGCGACGAGCGCCCCCTGCGCAGCATCCTCGTCCGCGAATTCCCGGTCGTGGTCACCGTCGAGACGCTGCTCGGGATGGCCCTCCTGTTCGTCGCCCCCTTCCTCCACGGCTCGGCCCGCAACCAGGCCTACCAGGCCGAAGTCGCCAAGCACTCCTCGATCGCGCTGGACGAACTGCCCAAGCTGCCCCCCAAGGAGGTCAGCACCTCCACCTGGCTGTGGGGCACCGGCGAGACCATCGCCGTCATCGCCGTGATGATCGTCGGCTACTGGCTCTCCGGAGTCATCGCCCGCCGCCGAACCACCGCCACCGCGGCCCCGGCGAGCAGCCCGGGGGACCTGATCCAGGCCTGA